The following is a genomic window from Thermostichus vulcanus str. 'Rupite'.
GCCCCCTTAATGCGGTGCATGAGCTGATAGGGCGCTATCTGGGGCGGCGCATTCAGAAACAAGTGAACGTGGTCGGGTTCCACTGCCAAGCTGACCACCTCGCAATCCAACTCCCTGGCCTTGTCGTGAATCAACGTGGTCAACCGCTCTTTAATTGAGCCAGTCAACACCTTCTTTCGGCGCTTGGAGCACCAGACGAAGTGGTAGTTAATCAGCGATACAGAGGTTCTAGTTCGGCGGTAATCTTGCCCCATTCCCGTGCTATGGTTGTGTTGATAGCTTCATCCTATCAACAAATGTACGTCTGCGAGTTCAAAGTCAAAGCCTGCGCCGATCAGCATCAAGCAATTGATGAGGCGATCCGCACCGCCCAATTCATCCGCAACAAGTGTTTGCGGCTCTGGATGGACGTGCGCGGCACGGGCAAGGCTGAGATGAGTGCCTATTGCGCCGTCTTGGCGGCGAAGTTCCCCTTCGTTAAGACTCTGAACTCAATGGCTCGCCAAGCTAGTGCTGAGCGGGCGTGGGCGGCAGTGAGCCGCTTCTACGACAACTGCAAGAAGGGCATTCGCCCTGTGGGGCATCCCAAATTCAAGAAGGATGCCCGGTCTGTGGAGTACAAGACGACAGGGTGGAAGCTGCTAGATCCTAAGCACATCCAGTTCACGGATGGGAAAGGGATTGGCCGACTCAAGCTCATTGGTACCTGGGATTTAGCTCGGGTGCCCAAGGAACTCATTAAACGGGTGAGGCTGATGCGTAGGGCCGATGGCTACTACTGTCAGTTTTTGCTCGGCATT
Proteins encoded in this region:
- the tnpA gene encoding IS200/IS605 family transposase — encoded protein: MGQDYRRTRTSVSLINYHFVWCSKRRKKVLTGSIKERLTTLIHDKARELDCEVVSLAVEPDHVHLFLNAPPQIAPYQLMHRIKGATSHQLRKEFPSLLRLPSLWTRSYFCGSAGNVSSEIIQRYIEAHDGG